A genomic stretch from Primulina huaijiensis isolate GDHJ02 chromosome 14, ASM1229523v2, whole genome shotgun sequence includes:
- the LOC140957629 gene encoding uncharacterized protein: MSNQEKKRKNNILSFFQPKIDNLSSSERIEPHASIHIEEPGPPSKSKRVVFDETSLERDPRLRISMLQHPVNHRDEIRRAYIKMGPYQPKLSEYPRSESGKQHRRFQYTWFKKFPWLEYSLSKDAIFCFPCYLFELSEAQQSTFTIEGFQSWKRVNDGAKCVFLSHIGSSNSTHNKSSKSVVDLMNVTRHIDVVMNQETSERIQKNRLRLAATIECVHWLSLQGRGLRGHDESSYSQNRGNFIEMLKLLGKWNASIEDVILDKAPGNARYTSPEVQKEILHIIGNRVRKKIRDEIGDFKFCILVDEAKDVSNKEQMTIILRFVDAHGFPRERFFQIVHVHDTTAATLKKKICDVLTRYNLEIHNMLGQGYDGASNMSGAFNGLQALFLNDCPYAYYVHCFAHRLQLALVAVAEKEISIWLFFSNLTTIVNLVTSSSKRNAELQSYQVTESARSVVAGERETGRGANQIGTLQRAGRWRYNITLSMFCRFLNLTSSITKILKILLMRNVWRLR; the protein is encoded by the exons ATGTCAAATCAAGAGAAAAAGaggaaaaacaatattttatcatTCTTTCAGCCAAAAATTGATAATCTTTCATCTTCCGAGAGGATCGAACCTCATGCATCCATTCATATTGAGGAGCCCGGACCTCCTTCTAAATCTAAAAGAGTTGTGTTTGATGAAACTTCCCTTGAACGGGATCCTAGATTGCGTATTTCGATGTTGCAACATCCTGTTAATCATCGTGATGAAATTAGACGAGCTTATATCAAAATGGGGCCATATCAACCTAAATTGTCGGAATACCCACGGTCTGAATCAGGAAAGCAGCATCGTCGATTTCAATATACATGGTTTAAAAAGTTTCCATGGTTAGAGTACTCTCTTTCGAAGGATGCAATATTTTGTTTTCCGTGCTATCTTTTTGAATTAAGTGAAGCACAACAATCTACATTTACAATTGAAGGGTTTCAAAGTTGGAAACGCGTTAATGATGGAGCAAAGTGTGTTTTTTTGTCTCACATAGGAAGTTCTAACTCGACACACAATAAATCTTCAAAATCTGTTGTTGATTTGATGAATGTCACTAGGCATATAGATGTAGTTATGAATCAAGAAACTTCTGAACGGATTCAAAAAAATCGGTTAAGGCTTGCAGCAACAATTGAGTGTGTCCATTGGCTTAGTTTGCAAGGACGTGGACTGAGAGGTCATGATGAATCTTCATATTCCCAAAATCGTGGTAATTTCATTGAGATGTTAAAACTACTGGGGAAATGGAATGCTAGTATTGAAGATGTTATCTTAGACAAGGCTCCGGGAAATGCAAGATATACCTCACCAGAAGTTCAAAAAGAAATCTTGCATATTATTGGTAATAGAGTCAGAAAAAAAATTCGTGATGAAATTggagattttaagttttgtaTTTTGGTGGATGAAGCGAAAGATGTATCCAACAAAGAACAGATGACtataattttgagatttgtTGATGCCCATGGTTTTCCGCGGGAGCGTTTTTTTCAAATTGTGCATGTTCATGACACCACAGCTGcaacactcaagaaaaaaatatgtgaTGTCCTCACTAGATATAATCTAGAAATTCATAATATGCTAGGTCAAGGGTATGATGGTGCTAGTAACATGAGTGGTGCTTTTAATGGATTGCAAGCTTTATTTCTTAATGATTGCCCCTATGCATATTATGTACATTGTTTTGCCCATCGACTCCAACTAGCATTAGTTGCAGTAGCTGAAAAAGAGATCTCTATATggcttttcttttcaaatctgACGACTATTGTCAATCTTGTTACATCTTCTTCCAAGCGCAATGCTGAGTTACAATCTTATCAAGTTACTGAAAGTGCACGTTCTGTTGTTGCCGGTGAACGTGAGACTGGGCGAGGAGCTAATCAGATTGGTACTTTGCAGCGAGCAG GACGATGGAGATATAATATTACATTGTCAATGTTTTGTCGGTTTCTGAATCTTACAAGTTCAATAACCAAAATATTGAAGATCTTGTTAATGAGAAACGTTTGGAGACTACGATGA
- the LOC140956783 gene encoding uncharacterized protein has protein sequence MELAVARFQNMHPATFFGNEGSDRAEGWLKHMEFLFNTVHYDSDRRLTMAVLQLRDRAQRWWEATTNVLQQTGSQITWEVFRAKFLQEYAPPSYYSARESEFHRLVKGNISVEEYARQLSALLTYVPHVSASEKGKISKFLEGLDFQIHAMVMAGSPTTYAEAVDKAIGIEAGLRRGKQPQAPQMPSSGSYFSAGTPSFPSQQSYQQQKQKQFRPKGKQFKKKYQSSSSSSSSSQSATGGQYPVIYCDRCGGRHPTAQCSGVQGSCHTCGQPGHYARVFPSRAQGHMQPQQLPYARGSVPSGSSQRPFAPAPSYQQSSYPQVRGNVPQSFQGPQQARVYALTEDQAREAPGGVIAGTCLIYDHIARVLFDTGASHSFIASDYVDEYELWTTPFHETVSVSTPAGRFIPSGQIVLDCVLHFDDSIMITNLIVLPMHDFDCIIGMDTLSSYRATVDCFHGVVRFRPYYGNKWNFYGRGSHAKIPLVSAMEMFRLLSLGNEGYMIYAVDATKKEPKLSDIPVAKEFPDVFPEEIPGFPPQREIDFSIDLMPGIAPISRAPYRMAPAELKELKEQLQDLLEKGYIRPSMSPWGAPVLFVKKKDGSMRMCIDYRQLNRVTVKNKYPLPRIDDLFDQLQGNSVYSKIDIRSGYHQLRVKEEDVPKTAFRTRYGHYEFLVMPFGLTNAPAVLWIC, from the coding sequence ATGGAATTGGCTGTAGCTCGATTTCAGAACATGCATCCTGCGACATTCTTTGGGAATGAAGGCAGTGATCGAGCAGAAGGATGGCTAAAGCACATGGAATTCCTGTTCAACACAGTACATTATGATTCTGATAGAAGGTTGACTATGGCAGTTCTCCAACTACGGGATCGTGCACAGCGTTGGTGGGAGGCTACTACCAATGTACTGCAACAAACAGGTAGTCAGATCACTTGGGAGGTGTTCCGTGCTAAATTTCTCCAAGAATATGCTCCACCATCCTACTACTCAGCCAGAGAATCAGAATTTCATCGACTAGTGAAGGGCAATATATCTGTTGAAGAATATGCTCGACAACTTTCTGCTCTTCTCACTTATGTACCACATGTGTCTGCCagtgaaaaaggaaaaatttcaaaatttttggaaggACTGGActttcaaatacatgctatggTTATGGCTGGGTCGCCTACAACTTATGCCGAAGCTGTGGACAAGGCGATTGGAATTGAGGCGGGGTTGAGACGAGGAAAACAACCACAAGCTCCCCAAATGCCTAGTAGTGGTTCATATTTTTCAGCAGGTACACCGTCTTTTCCATCTCAACAGTCATACCAAcagcaaaaacaaaaacaattcaGACCAAAGGGCaaacaatttaaaaagaaatatcaGTCCAGTTCCTCTAGTTCGAGCAGTTCACAAAGTGCGACAGGTGGACAGTACCCCGTGATTTATTGTGATCGATGTGGAGGAAGACATCCTACTGCACAATGTAGTGGAGTACAGGGTTCATGTCATACTTGTGGTCAGCCAGGGCATTATGCTAGAGTTTTTCCGAGCCGTGCACAGGGACATATGCAGCCACAGCAGTTGCCTTATGCTAGAGGTAGTGTTCCGAGTGGCTCATCTCAGCGACCATTTGCTCCTGCACCGTCCTATCAGCAGTCTAGTTACCCACAGGTCAGGGGTAATGTGCCACAATCTTTTCAGGGTCCCCAACAAGCCCGAGTATATGCTTTGACCGAGGATCAGGCTAGAGAGGCTCCAGGCGGGGTGATCGCAGGTACTTGCCTTATTTACGATCATATTGCACGAGTTTTATTTGATACTGGGgcatctcattcattcattGCATCTGATTATGTTGATGAATATGAACTTTGGACTACACCATTTCATGAAACTGTATCTGTGTCTACGCCAGCTGGTCGATTTATTCCATCTGGGCAAATTGTATTAGACTGTGTGTTGCATTTCGATGATAGCATTATGATCACAAACTTGATTGTATTACCGAtgcatgattttgattgtatcatTGGTATGGACACACTGTCTAGTTatcgagccactgtagattgttttcatggTGTAGTACGATTTAGGCCATACTATGGTAacaaatggaatttttatggtcgAGGATCACATGCTAAGATACCGTTAGTCTCAGCGATGGAAATGTTTAGATTATTATCTTTAGGAAATGagggatatatgatttatgctgTGGATGCTACAAAGAAAGAACCGAAATTATCTGATATCCCAGTAGCGAAAGAATTCCCCGATGTCTTTCCTGAAGAAATACCAGGCTTTCCACCGCAGAGAGAAATTGATTTTAGCATCGACTTGATGCCGGGTATTGCGCCGATCTCTAGAGCGccgtacagaatggctcctgcagaactgaaagaattgaaagagcagttaCAGGATTTACTCGAAAAAGGTTATATACGCCCTAGTATGTCACCCTGGGGAGCACCTGtactgttcgtaaagaagaaagatggttccatgagaatgtgcattgattataggcAGCTCAATCGAGTTactgttaaaaataaatacCCTCTGCctagaattgatgatttgtttgatcagctgCAAGGAAATTCTGTTTATTCGAAGATTGATATTCGATCAGGATACCATCAACTTCGGGTTAAAGAAGAAGATGTTCCTAAAACAGCTTTTAGAACtagatatggacattatgaatttttagtaatgccgtttggtttaacaaatgcaccAGCAGTGTTATGGATCTGCTGA